ATGCGCCGGGTGGCTTCATCAAGATCATGCCATTCCAGACCGAGCGCCTCACTGATGCGTAGACCTGCATGAGCGAGGAGGAACAGCAAGAACTTCGCCTGCACGTCCGCGTGATCGAGCACGTCGGCGATCTCATCCTCGGTATAGGGGGGGCGCTTGATGATGCCGGACGTCGGGTCTTTGGGCACCTTGACATCGCGGAAGGGATCGGCGTCGGTGGCCCCGGCCCAGCGCAGGGCACGGTACAGACACCCGGCGGCAGCGACTTTGAGCTGGACGCCAGCAGGGGCGCGGCCTCCGGCGAGCATGTGGTTGATGTAGTTCTGGGCGTCGTGGCGTCCAGGTCTGAGCAGACTCACGGCCTGGGCGGTGGCGTACTCGACGAACTGGCGCGTACCGAGCTGGTAGGCGCGCACGGTTTTGGGACTGGTCAACACGCCGCTGCCCCCTTGATGGGCGAGGTAGGCGGTGGTGAGCGACAGCAGGGCGGCAAGGTCTTTTTCCCCAGCGGCTTTGACGGCGCGGCGGCGGAGTTCATCATCGTGGAGGGCGGTCCATTCGCGGGTGATCGCGAGCAGGTCGCCTTGGTACGGAACAAGCGTCATACCTCTACTCTACCTGCTAACAAGCCTTAGTAGGTACAAAGCCATTGTCTAGACACCTGACAGCTTTCACCACATGAACGCGCCTCACAGACCGTTGCCGATCCGTGAGGCGCCCCCTCTCACGCTCCTGTGTATCCCGTGGTCTGCTCAGCGATCAGTTGATCTTGGCGAAGCGTTGCCCCGACCACCGGTCATACACGAACGTTCCTGTGCCCTGCAGACTCCAGACCTTGAAGCCATACAATCCATCCGGGATCCCTGAAGAGCTGAGATTGTTCGTGCCCTCGACGTCCTGTGCCGTGAGCTCATTCAGGCCAGCCACTTCCGCACGCTGACACGCGACATGGACGTCTCGCGTCGTGAGCAGTTCGACACTATCCGCTGCGACCCCTTGATGCTCGCTTGCATAGGTAATCTGCGCTTCCACGATGGCTTTTCCGCACTGGAGGGCTTCCAAATCATGTGGCCGTTTTCGCAGCCCGATCAGATTGGGGATCAGGATCGCGGCCAGAATGCCGATGATCGCCATGACTGCCAGCAATTCCAGCAGCGTGAACCCTTGTATTCGGCGTGTGTTCAACATAGTGCGGCCCTGAGCGGTGTGCTGCCCGCCACCGCCTGCCCCCATCTCCATGGAGGGCGATTTCACTTGCCTCCAATCGGTCATCCGGCGCTCAGTTGATCTTGCCGAAGTGCGGACCGGCATCGCGGTTATACACGTACATGGCACTGCCGCGCTGCGACCACACCTTAAAGGCGTAGTTCGAGCCGCTGACACCAATGCCATTGCTGCCGCCGGTATTGAGGCCCGCCGCCGTCACCTGCCAGTCCTCGCCCACCTGCACACCACTGCACTGCTCGGTCACATCCGCATTCCCCAGGGCGGCCACCGTGTTCGCCGCCTGCCCGTTATGCTCACCTTCGTAGGTGATCTGCGCCGCCACGATGGCCTTCCCGCATTGCAGCGCGGCGACATCGTTGGGTCGTTTCTGTGCTGCCGCCCAGCTCGGCACCAGCAGGCCCGCGAGGATCGCAATGATGGCGATGACCACCAGCAGTTCGATCAGCGTAAATCCCAGCGTTCGTTGGGTGTTCTTCATACGGCCTCCTCAGTTCTGCTTAACGAATTTGACGTTGCCATCGCGGTTGTAGGCGTAAATGGCGGACCCACCGTTGGACCACACGCGAAAGGCGTAATTGGTGCCGCCCACCGCGATGTTGTTGTTGCCTGCGCTGCCCTGCGTGATGGTGGGGCCGTCCTGAATCAGCTGGATGTTCTGACACTGCTCCAACGCATCGGCGTTGCCGAGTTGCGCGAGGCTGCCAGCGGGGGTGCCGTTGTGTTCCGCCATATAGGTGATCTGCCCGGCCACGATGGCCTTCCCGCATTGCAGGGCCGCCACGTCGTTGGGTCGTTTCTGAGCAGCGGCCCAACTCGGCACCAGCAGGCCCGCCAGGATTGCGATAATGGCGATGACCACCAGCAGTTCGATGAGGGTGAAGCCCTGCACGCGTGACGTGCGAGGTTGGGCGGCGTGGGCGAACGGAATCAGGTCAGGCATGGGGTCTCCTTGAGCGTGGGTGTGAGGGTTAGTTCCAGTGGACGGGGTTGATTTTCTGGTCGATGCGACTCTGGTTGACTTCATACAGGTTGCTGCCTTGCGGACTCCAGGCCAGGAACAGCAGGTGGCCCTGTCCATCGTTGTTGATGATTCCGTCGCCGGTGGCGCTGATTCGCAGGCCGGAGGAGTCGAAGTGATGAACCTGGATGCCGCTGCACTGTTCGGTCACGTCGGTGTTGTTCAGCGCGGTGAGCGTACTGGCGTAGGTGCCGTTGTGGTCGCCCGCGTAGCTGATTTCGGCGCCGGTAATGGCTTTGATGCATTGCAGGGCCGCGACGTCACGGGGTTTTTTCTGTGCCGCTGCCCAGCTCGGCACCAGGAGGCTGGCAAGGATGGCGATGATGGCAATCACCACCAGCAGTTCGATCAGCGTGAAGCCCTGCGTTCGTTGGGTGTGGGTCATGGTTTCCTCCGATGGAGTGGTGGTGGCGGGCTGCGGCGCACCCACGTCGAGCGTGTGGTGGGATGGGGGTGGGGATCTGGCGGACACAGTGAGTGGGAGCAGGCACCTCCTACGGAACCGAGGCGAGACGTCGCATGTTGATGGTGCGTGTTCTAGGGGTGGCGAACTGCAGAGGTTGCGCGGCTTACAAGCGACGGACCCCGGCGGGCGAGTCACTCGCGGAGCAGGGCTTCGAGCTGACTGAAGCACCGGGCCGCGCCGGTCATGGCGGCGCGATTCCAGGCGCTGCGCTGCCCAGCGGCGGTGAGATCGCGCTTGGCGCGGGTGACGGCGGTGTACGCGAGTTGGCGGGACAGGAGTCGAGTGTGATCGTCGCTGAGCACGACGATCACGCGGTCCCATTCACTGCCTTGTGAGCGGTGGATGGTCATGGCATACGCCAGGCTGATGGGTATGGACAGCGACAGCTCGTAGGGCTGGCCGTCGAACTCGCAGGTGAACTGAGGGGTGACAGTGAGAACTCGGCCGGTCATGCCGTTCATCAGGCCGAGGGCGTGGTCGTTGCGGGTGATCAACACTGGGTCGCCGACGCGGAACGCCCCGGTTCCCGGATTGAGGGCGGCCTGGAGGGCGGTGTTGAGCGCGTCCACACCGAGCGGCCCCGCGCGTCCGGCCGTGAGGATCATCGGCGGGCCTGCTGGGGTCATCTGCGCTTCCACCAGCTGCACCAGGTCGGCTGTCGTGTCAGCGGCATGGAAGGGAACGC
The Deinococcus ruber DNA segment above includes these coding regions:
- a CDS encoding tyrosine-type recombinase/integrase — translated: MTLVPYQGDLLAITREWTALHDDELRRRAVKAAGEKDLAALLSLTTAYLAHQGGSGVLTSPKTVRAYQLGTRQFVEYATAQAVSLLRPGRHDAQNYINHMLAGGRAPAGVQLKVAAAGCLYRALRWAGATDADPFRDVKVPKDPTSGIIKRPPYTEDEIADVLDHADVQAKFLLFLLAHAGLRISEALGLEWHDLDEATRRIHVRQGKGRKDRRVAMSTSLARAARQYRALYAPGGTEHTDGKRRTDSSHVFRYSNYTTARFHLRKAFTAAGVHFRGFHPGRKYAGTRLLQQIKDFGRVAAHLGHASVDTTRKGYAQLAADDLKDDLAGW
- a CDS encoding type II secretion system protein encodes the protein MKSPSMEMGAGGGGQHTAQGRTMLNTRRIQGFTLLELLAVMAIIGILAAILIPNLIGLRKRPHDLEALQCGKAIVEAQITYASEHQGVAADSVELLTTRDVHVACQRAEVAGLNELTAQDVEGTNNLSSSGIPDGLYGFKVWSLQGTGTFVYDRWSGQRFAKIN
- a CDS encoding type II secretion system protein; the encoded protein is MKNTQRTLGFTLIELLVVIAIIAILAGLLVPSWAAAQKRPNDVAALQCGKAIVAAQITYEGEHNGQAANTVAALGNADVTEQCSGVQVGEDWQVTAAGLNTGGSNGIGVSGSNYAFKVWSQRGSAMYVYNRDAGPHFGKIN
- a CDS encoding type II secretion system protein, with the translated sequence MPDLIPFAHAAQPRTSRVQGFTLIELLVVIAIIAILAGLLVPSWAAAQKRPNDVAALQCGKAIVAGQITYMAEHNGTPAGSLAQLGNADALEQCQNIQLIQDGPTITQGSAGNNNIAVGGTNYAFRVWSNGGSAIYAYNRDGNVKFVKQN
- a CDS encoding type IV pilin protein, whose amino-acid sequence is MTHTQRTQGFTLIELLVVIAIIAILASLLVPSWAAAQKKPRDVAALQCIKAITGAEISYAGDHNGTYASTLTALNNTDVTEQCSGIQVHHFDSSGLRISATGDGIINNDGQGHLLFLAWSPQGSNLYEVNQSRIDQKINPVHWN